A genome region from Pseudomonas sp. N3-W includes the following:
- a CDS encoding MexW/MexI family multidrug efflux RND transporter permease subunit, whose product MKFTDLFLRRPVLAVVVSTLILLFGVRALMNLPIRQYPMLETSTITVTTQYPGASSELMQGFVTQPISQAVASVEGIDYLSSSSTQGRSLVTIRMALNSDSISALTEVMAKVNQIKYRLPKDAYDPVVERTSGGFTSVAYVAFASSNLTIPQMSDYISRVVEPMFAGIEGVAKINIMGEQKLAMRLWLDPQRLAGYGMTGQDVSQAIEANNFQAAPGQVKGLYVVSNLRVNTDLNSVEDFRDMVLRNDNGKIIRVRDVGTVELNAASSDTSGSMSDVPALFLGLDAAPTGNPLVIVKRVRELLPQIQETLPPGVTVQIPFEVAHFIQSSIDEVSYTLLEALVIVVLVIYLCLGNFRTVLIPLVTIPLSMLGAAMLMQMFGFSLNLLTLLAMVLAIGLVVDDAIVVVENVHRHIEDGKSPFDAALIGAREVAGPVVAMTFTLAAVYAPIGLMGGLTGTLFKEFALTLAGAVVISGIVALTLSPIMSTRLLDAKSSEGFMAVKADRFFHYLSTRYVALLGGSLARRWISLSVALVIFFSLPFLYRSAQTELAPLEDQNILLTAIKAPQHANLNYLEAYAHKLYETFNEIPEGYSNWVANGNDGLSNSVGGINLVDWEKRGRSANAIQPDLQAKVNQIEGTSIFVFQMPPLPGSTGGLPVQMVIRSDQDYLALFNVMDQLKQAAQASGLFAVVDSDLDFNNPVVEIQIDRAKANALGIRMQDIGETLNSLIGEKYVNRFSFHGRSYDVIPQSISSDRLTPETLKLYYVKDQKGNPVPLSTLATLSMKVEPNRMTQFNQQNSATFQAIPAPGVTLGDAVGFLQKQSENFPAGFSFDWQSDARQYVQEGNSLAFTFGLALVIIYLVLSVQYESFRDPFIILISVPLSICGALVPLALGMTSMNIYTQIGLITLIGLISKHGILMVAFANELQRKQGMDRVQAIKHAAQVRLRPILMTTAAMVVGLAPLLFASGAGANSRFGLGLVIVVGMLIGTLFTLFILPSVYTLLSSIKQPAVAVETHPVSAPQPI is encoded by the coding sequence ATGAAATTCACCGACCTCTTTCTACGTCGCCCGGTGCTGGCAGTGGTGGTCAGTACGCTGATCCTGCTGTTCGGTGTGCGGGCGCTGATGAACCTGCCGATCCGTCAGTACCCGATGCTGGAGACGTCGACCATTACGGTCACTACCCAGTATCCGGGCGCGTCGTCGGAGTTGATGCAAGGCTTTGTCACCCAGCCGATCAGCCAGGCCGTGGCCTCGGTCGAGGGCATCGACTACCTGTCTTCGAGCTCGACTCAGGGTCGCAGCCTGGTGACGATCCGCATGGCGCTCAACAGCGATTCGATTTCGGCGCTGACCGAGGTCATGGCCAAGGTCAACCAGATCAAATATCGCTTGCCCAAGGACGCCTATGATCCGGTGGTGGAGCGCACCTCGGGTGGTTTCACCAGCGTGGCCTACGTGGCGTTCGCCAGTTCCAACCTGACCATCCCGCAGATGTCGGATTACATCTCTCGCGTGGTCGAGCCGATGTTCGCCGGTATCGAGGGCGTGGCCAAGATCAACATCATGGGCGAACAGAAACTGGCAATGCGCCTGTGGCTTGATCCGCAGCGCCTGGCCGGTTACGGCATGACCGGGCAAGACGTGTCGCAAGCCATCGAAGCCAACAACTTCCAGGCGGCGCCAGGGCAGGTCAAAGGCCTGTATGTGGTCAGCAACCTGCGGGTCAACACCGACCTGAACAGCGTCGAAGATTTCCGCGACATGGTGCTGCGCAACGACAACGGCAAGATCATTCGAGTACGCGATGTCGGCACCGTCGAGCTGAACGCGGCGTCCTCCGACACCAGTGGTTCGATGAGCGATGTACCGGCGCTGTTCCTCGGTCTCGATGCGGCCCCCACCGGCAACCCGCTGGTGATCGTCAAACGCGTTCGCGAATTGCTGCCACAGATCCAGGAAACCCTGCCGCCGGGTGTGACCGTACAAATTCCATTCGAAGTGGCGCACTTCATTCAGTCGTCGATTGACGAAGTGTCTTACACCTTGCTCGAAGCGTTGGTGATCGTGGTGCTGGTGATTTACCTGTGCCTGGGTAATTTCCGTACCGTACTGATTCCATTGGTGACAATCCCGCTGTCGATGCTTGGCGCGGCGATGTTGATGCAGATGTTCGGCTTCAGCCTGAACCTGCTGACCTTGCTGGCGATGGTCCTGGCCATCGGCCTGGTGGTGGACGATGCAATCGTGGTGGTGGAGAACGTCCACCGACATATCGAGGACGGCAAATCCCCGTTCGATGCCGCATTGATCGGCGCCCGCGAAGTGGCGGGGCCGGTGGTGGCAATGACCTTCACCCTGGCGGCGGTGTACGCGCCAATCGGCTTGATGGGCGGCCTGACCGGCACGCTGTTCAAGGAATTTGCCCTGACCCTGGCCGGCGCTGTGGTGATTTCCGGCATCGTCGCGCTGACGCTGTCGCCGATCATGAGTACCCGCCTGCTGGATGCAAAAAGCAGCGAAGGCTTCATGGCCGTCAAGGCCGACCGCTTCTTCCACTATTTGTCGACACGGTATGTTGCGTTGCTGGGCGGCTCGCTGGCACGACGCTGGATCAGCCTGAGCGTGGCCCTGGTGATCTTTTTCAGCCTGCCGTTCCTGTACCGCTCGGCACAGACAGAACTGGCGCCGCTGGAAGACCAGAACATCCTGCTGACCGCGATCAAGGCGCCGCAGCATGCCAACCTCAATTACCTTGAGGCCTATGCCCACAAGCTCTACGAGACCTTCAACGAAATTCCCGAGGGCTACAGCAATTGGGTCGCCAACGGTAATGACGGGCTGTCCAACAGCGTCGGCGGGATCAACCTGGTGGACTGGGAAAAACGCGGACGCAGCGCCAACGCCATCCAGCCTGATTTGCAGGCCAAGGTGAACCAGATCGAAGGCACCAGCATCTTTGTCTTCCAGATGCCACCGCTGCCGGGCTCCACTGGTGGCTTGCCGGTGCAGATGGTCATTCGCAGCGATCAGGACTACCTGGCGTTGTTCAACGTGATGGATCAACTCAAGCAGGCAGCACAGGCCAGCGGTTTGTTTGCCGTGGTCGACAGTGACCTGGACTTCAACAACCCGGTGGTGGAAATTCAGATCGACCGCGCCAAGGCCAACGCCCTGGGCATTCGCATGCAGGACATCGGTGAAACGCTGAACAGCCTGATCGGTGAAAAGTACGTCAACCGGTTCTCGTTCCACGGCCGTTCCTATGACGTGATTCCGCAGTCGATTTCTTCGGACCGACTGACCCCCGAAACCCTGAAGCTGTACTACGTGAAAGACCAGAAGGGCAATCCGGTGCCGTTGTCGACGCTGGCCACCCTGAGCATGAAAGTCGAACCTAACCGCATGACCCAGTTCAACCAGCAGAACTCGGCCACCTTCCAGGCCATTCCGGCACCGGGTGTGACCTTGGGCGATGCGGTGGGCTTCCTGCAAAAACAATCGGAAAACTTCCCGGCCGGCTTCAGTTTCGACTGGCAGTCCGATGCCCGCCAATACGTGCAGGAAGGCAATAGCCTGGCGTTCACCTTCGGCCTGGCCCTGGTGATCATCTACCTGGTGTTGAGCGTGCAGTACGAGAGCTTCCGCGACCCGTTCATCATCCTGATCAGCGTGCCGCTGTCGATCTGCGGGGCACTGGTGCCGCTGGCGCTGGGCATGACATCGATGAACATCTACACGCAGATCGGCTTGATTACCCTGATCGGATTGATCAGCAAGCACGGCATTCTGATGGTGGCGTTCGCCAACGAATTGCAGCGCAAGCAGGGCATGGACCGTGTGCAAGCCATCAAGCACGCCGCGCAGGTACGTCTGCGGCCGATTCTGATGACCACCGCCGCGATGGTCGTGGGCCTTGCCCCGCTGTTGTTTGCCAGCGGTGCTGGTGCCAACAGCCGCTTCGGCCTGGGTCTGGTGATCGTGGTCGGGATGCTCATCGGTACGCTGTTCACGCTGTTTATCCTGCCGTCGGTCTACACCTTGCTGAGCTCGATCAAGCAGCCAGCCGTTGCCGTTGAAACCCACCCGGTCAGTGCGCCGCAACCCATCTGA
- a CDS encoding efflux transporter outer membrane subunit, with translation MYRITRFMLAPLAVSIMLAAGCVNYAGIDHQGKLLSLDQASSNSLKDTLPPANWPRADWWTSLGDPRLGALIEEAYASNPDLQEVQARVAKANAFLDLRDAERFPQMDASAGVTRGRLSRFEDYSGEGHKYFTARNLAVNFNYTFDLWGGQRAAWESALNSAMAAEVDLQSSKLILTVNVVKAYNQLAYAWQVSELNRRDLARLSKLVELSDSRYNSGLDNLSQLKQVQSLKARSESTLIGALDDIEVARLQLSVLVGKGVDRAQSIERPASLQASVVALPAQLPAQLLGRRPDIVAARWRVEAENKNIDAVKTTFYPNINLAAAAGSHALSGDALFAGVSKFWNVAPTISLPIFDAGRLRSDLKAGNAELDVSIAHYNQVLTSALHEVAISVTQLRSFEQQIVVQRDACAIAQSSYELSQSRYKAGEDTFLDALNIEQQLIQDEMRLAFLNSKHIDSSISLMAALGGGFQEREAPLAKNTIN, from the coding sequence ATGTATCGGATTACACGCTTCATGCTGGCGCCGTTGGCCGTATCGATCATGTTGGCCGCCGGCTGTGTGAACTACGCCGGAATCGATCATCAGGGCAAGTTGCTGTCGCTTGACCAGGCGTCCTCCAACAGCCTGAAAGACACGCTGCCACCGGCCAATTGGCCTCGTGCCGATTGGTGGACGTCCCTGGGCGATCCACGGCTGGGGGCCTTGATTGAAGAGGCTTATGCCAGCAACCCGGACTTGCAGGAAGTGCAGGCGCGAGTGGCCAAGGCCAATGCGTTCCTGGACTTGCGCGATGCCGAGCGCTTCCCGCAAATGGATGCCTCGGCGGGCGTCACCCGTGGTCGCCTGTCGCGCTTCGAAGACTACAGCGGCGAAGGCCACAAGTACTTCACGGCGCGCAACCTGGCGGTCAATTTCAATTACACCTTCGACCTGTGGGGCGGGCAGCGAGCGGCCTGGGAATCGGCACTCAACAGCGCCATGGCGGCGGAAGTCGATCTGCAATCGTCGAAGCTGATTCTGACGGTCAACGTGGTCAAGGCCTACAACCAACTGGCCTATGCCTGGCAGGTTTCGGAGCTCAATCGCCGCGATCTGGCGCGGTTGAGCAAATTGGTGGAGCTGTCGGATTCTCGCTACAACTCGGGGCTGGATAACCTGTCGCAACTCAAGCAGGTGCAGAGCCTCAAGGCGCGTTCCGAATCGACGTTGATCGGCGCGCTGGACGACATTGAAGTGGCGCGTCTGCAATTGTCGGTGCTGGTGGGCAAGGGCGTTGACCGGGCGCAAAGCATCGAGCGCCCAGCGAGCCTGCAAGCGAGTGTGGTAGCGCTGCCGGCTCAGCTGCCGGCGCAACTGCTGGGCCGCCGCCCGGACATCGTTGCGGCGCGCTGGCGGGTGGAGGCCGAGAACAAGAACATTGACGCGGTGAAGACCACGTTCTATCCGAATATCAACCTGGCGGCCGCCGCAGGCTCTCACGCCCTGTCGGGTGATGCGCTGTTTGCCGGCGTCAGCAAATTCTGGAACGTGGCGCCGACCATCTCGCTGCCGATTTTCGATGCCGGGCGCCTACGCTCCGACCTCAAGGCCGGCAACGCCGAGCTGGACGTGTCCATCGCTCACTACAACCAGGTGCTGACCTCGGCACTGCACGAAGTGGCGATTTCGGTGACGCAATTGCGTTCCTTCGAGCAGCAGATTGTGGTCCAGCGCGATGCCTGTGCGATTGCCCAGTCTTCCTATGAACTGTCGCAGTCGCGCTACAAGGCGGGCGAAGACACGTTCCTCGATGCGCTGAATATCGAGCAGCAACTGATTCAGGACGAAATGCGCCTGGCGTTCCTCAACAGCAAGCACATCGACAGCTCGATTTCGTTGATGGCGGCGTTGGGGGGTGGCTTCCAGGAGCGTGAGGCGCCGCTGGCGAAAAATACCATCAATTGA
- a CDS encoding helix-turn-helix transcriptional regulator yields the protein MNVPNHPNQDQILLENVLSALGSPLRLTVLKVLADGQEHPCGRILRGASKSTMTHHWRVLRDSGLIWQRPYGRENLLSLRREDMDLRFPGLLDSLLTAVKFDEQTVDVISKHEVNEDAEG from the coding sequence ATGAACGTTCCAAATCACCCCAATCAGGACCAGATCTTGTTAGAGAATGTTCTGTCCGCGCTGGGTAGCCCATTGCGCCTGACCGTGCTCAAGGTGTTGGCCGATGGCCAGGAACACCCTTGCGGCCGGATTCTGCGGGGCGCATCAAAGTCGACCATGACCCACCATTGGCGGGTGTTGCGCGACAGCGGTCTGATTTGGCAACGGCCATACGGTCGGGAAAACCTGTTGTCCTTGCGTCGTGAGGACATGGACCTGCGGTTTCCAGGTTTGCTCGATTCGCTGCTCACGGCCGTCAAGTTCGATGAACAGACCGTCGATGTGATCAGCAAGCACGAAGTGAACGAAGACGCTGAAGGTTGA
- a CDS encoding chorismate lyase has translation MDKSHYWSSGPLSELTAPEHHWLFLPGALTPRLKAMGNYSIEVVEQSHGLLNHDEAQALNVPPASTAWVREVVMKIDGEACVTARSLTSVPALNSDWSELNEYGGRPLAEILYTSAQTLREPFQCALLPPSTPLAALSYRYAPQAKRLLARRSRFTRNGSALLVSECFLPAFWARI, from the coding sequence ATGGACAAAAGTCATTACTGGTCTTCAGGGCCGCTGTCGGAGTTGACCGCCCCCGAACATCACTGGCTGTTTTTGCCGGGCGCGCTGACCCCGCGTTTGAAAGCCATGGGCAACTATTCGATCGAGGTGGTCGAGCAGTCCCACGGCCTGCTTAATCATGACGAGGCACAAGCCTTGAACGTCCCGCCGGCGTCGACCGCCTGGGTGCGTGAAGTGGTGATGAAGATCGATGGCGAAGCGTGCGTCACGGCGCGCAGCCTGACCAGCGTACCGGCGCTGAACAGCGACTGGTCGGAGCTGAACGAATACGGTGGTCGACCGCTGGCCGAGATTCTCTACACGTCAGCCCAGACCCTGCGCGAGCCCTTCCAGTGTGCCCTGTTGCCGCCCAGCACCCCGCTGGCGGCGCTGTCCTATCGTTACGCGCCACAGGCCAAGCGCTTGCTGGCAAGGCGTTCGCGCTTCACCCGCAACGGCTCGGCACTGCTGGTCAGCGAGTGTTTTCTGCCGGCGTTCTGGGCACGCATCTAG
- a CDS encoding LysR family transcriptional regulator codes for MLFNEENFADIDLNLIIIFLVLFRERSVSRTAERLHVKQPAISGSLARLRKRFDDPLFLRAANTMRPTSKAEELAQALSPAIRQIEAVISL; via the coding sequence ATGTTATTCAATGAAGAAAACTTCGCGGATATCGACCTTAACCTGATCATTATTTTTCTGGTGCTGTTTCGCGAACGAAGCGTCTCGCGCACGGCCGAGCGCCTGCACGTCAAACAACCTGCAATCAGCGGCTCGCTGGCGCGCCTGCGCAAGCGGTTCGATGATCCGCTGTTCCTGCGCGCCGCCAACACCATGCGCCCGACGTCGAAAGCCGAAGAGCTGGCGCAGGCCCTCAGCCCGGCGATCCGCCAGATTGAAGCGGTGATCAGCCTTTGA
- a CDS encoding flavin reductase has translation MVDSTEFRNAMAMLGSAVTIVTTDGPAGRFGFTASAVCSVTDSPPTLLVCVNRSSSNHEHFKTNGVLCVNVLTGEHQSTSGAFANRQLSMQERFSSVNCKTLVTGSPAIDEALVSLDCRVSKIDEVGTHSIFYCEILELQHSEAKEGLVYFNRNYYRLNDELRLAPDQ, from the coding sequence ATGGTTGATTCAACGGAGTTTCGTAATGCAATGGCGATGCTGGGGAGTGCCGTCACCATCGTCACCACGGATGGCCCGGCAGGGCGTTTCGGGTTTACCGCCTCGGCGGTCTGCAGCGTGACGGACAGCCCGCCTACGTTGCTGGTATGCGTCAATCGTTCCTCGTCCAATCACGAGCATTTCAAGACCAACGGGGTGCTGTGCGTCAACGTACTGACCGGCGAGCATCAGTCTACCTCCGGAGCATTTGCCAATCGCCAGTTGTCCATGCAGGAGCGGTTTTCCAGCGTCAATTGCAAGACTCTGGTGACCGGTTCTCCGGCCATTGACGAAGCACTGGTGAGCCTCGACTGTCGCGTGAGCAAGATCGACGAGGTCGGCACTCACAGTATTTTCTACTGTGAAATCCTCGAGCTTCAACACAGTGAGGCCAAGGAAGGCCTGGTCTATTTCAATCGCAATTACTACCGCCTCAACGACGAATTGCGCTTGGCTCCCGATCAGTAA
- a CDS encoding LysR substrate-binding domain-containing protein, whose product MHFDLTDLRLYLHILDTGNITAGAARSHLSLAAASARIRAMEASLGIDFLQRGRRGVTPTPAGKALAQHARLLLQQAERMQQDMAEYAKGVKGQVRLLCNTTAITEYLPELLADFLRRHPNLDIDLQEMPSARITHALRQGAADLGIVSDALDIHGLQSRPFRDDPLVLILPLDHPLADSDSVNFSDTLQHDYVGLNANSALAVYLEEQALHTGVRMQIRIRADGFDGVMRMVARGAGLAVVPLAAVERRSAEKSFRCVVLQAPWAQRKLLLCARDFTALPAYASALSQALINP is encoded by the coding sequence ATGCACTTCGACCTCACCGACCTGCGCCTCTACCTGCACATTCTCGACACCGGCAACATCACCGCCGGCGCCGCACGCAGTCATCTGTCCCTGGCCGCCGCCAGTGCACGGATTCGCGCGATGGAGGCATCGCTGGGCATCGACTTCCTGCAGCGTGGCCGCCGTGGCGTCACCCCTACACCCGCCGGAAAAGCCCTGGCGCAACATGCCCGCCTCCTCCTGCAACAAGCCGAACGCATGCAGCAGGACATGGCAGAGTACGCCAAGGGCGTCAAAGGCCAGGTACGCCTGCTGTGCAACACCACCGCTATCACCGAGTACTTGCCGGAATTGCTGGCGGACTTCTTGCGGCGCCATCCCAACCTCGACATCGACTTGCAGGAAATGCCCAGCGCCCGCATCACTCATGCCCTGCGTCAGGGTGCAGCAGACCTTGGCATCGTCTCTGATGCGCTGGACATTCATGGCCTGCAATCACGCCCGTTTCGCGATGATCCGCTGGTGTTGATCCTGCCCCTCGATCACCCGCTGGCCGACAGCGATTCAGTAAATTTCAGCGACACGTTGCAGCACGACTATGTGGGGCTCAACGCCAACAGTGCATTAGCGGTGTATCTGGAAGAACAGGCGTTGCACACAGGCGTGCGAATGCAGATCCGCATTCGTGCCGATGGTTTCGATGGTGTGATGCGCATGGTCGCGCGAGGGGCTGGACTGGCGGTTGTACCGCTGGCAGCAGTCGAGCGTCGGTCGGCGGAAAAATCGTTCAGATGCGTGGTGCTGCAAGCGCCGTGGGCGCAACGCAAATTGCTGCTCTGCGCCCGTGATTTTACGGCGTTGCCGGCTTATGCCAGTGCCTTGTCGCAGGCGTTGATAAACCCTTGA
- a CDS encoding sulfite exporter TauE/SafE family protein: MNTLATFYQNLGLTLSVLVIATFLLAGMVKGVIGLGLPTIAMGLLGLAMAPSQAAALLIIPATLTNVWQLAFGGHLRGLIKRLWPMLLAIFIGTGAGTLWIGMAGGHWVVRALGAALLIYALSGLLLPMLHVGGQTERWLGPLCGVLTGVITSATGVFVIPAVPYVQALGLSRDELVQALGLSFTVSTLALAAGLSWRGELGGGELSASVLVLIPALLGMWLGQWLRQRISARLFKRVFFIGLGLLGSHLLISG, from the coding sequence ATGAATACGCTCGCCACGTTCTACCAAAACCTCGGATTGACCCTGTCTGTATTGGTCATCGCCACCTTCCTCCTGGCCGGCATGGTCAAAGGCGTGATCGGCCTCGGCTTGCCGACCATCGCCATGGGCCTGCTCGGTCTGGCTATGGCACCGTCACAGGCTGCGGCGCTGCTGATCATCCCCGCAACCTTGACCAACGTCTGGCAACTGGCGTTCGGCGGCCATCTTCGCGGCTTGATCAAACGGCTGTGGCCGATGCTGCTGGCGATTTTCATCGGCACCGGCGCGGGCACGCTGTGGATCGGCATGGCAGGCGGACACTGGGTGGTACGAGCGCTGGGAGCGGCGTTGCTGATCTACGCCTTGAGCGGTTTGCTGCTGCCCATGTTGCACGTCGGCGGGCAAACCGAGCGCTGGCTCGGGCCGCTTTGCGGGGTGCTGACTGGCGTCATCACCTCGGCCACCGGCGTATTTGTGATCCCGGCAGTGCCTTATGTGCAGGCGCTGGGTTTGAGCCGGGATGAACTGGTGCAGGCGCTGGGTCTGTCGTTCACAGTCTCGACCCTGGCCCTCGCCGCCGGCCTGTCGTGGCGCGGCGAACTGGGCGGCGGCGAGTTGAGTGCGTCAGTGCTGGTGCTGATCCCGGCGCTGCTGGGCATGTGGCTGGGGCAATGGCTGCGTCAGCGGATCAGCGCGCGGTTGTTCAAGCGCGTGTTCTTCATCGGCCTGGGACTGCTCGGCAGCCATTTGCTGATCAGCGGTTAG
- a CDS encoding putative quinol monooxygenase has translation MSEQHGFILHAKTRPEMADAFEALFRAYVEPSRAEPGCIEYHMLRDQQDPTLFIFYEVWASQAHLDVHSNLPHMQQFREQRMEYLERDFDIRAIDMLSASSANR, from the coding sequence ATGAGTGAACAACACGGTTTCATCCTGCACGCCAAGACTCGTCCGGAGATGGCCGACGCATTCGAAGCGTTGTTCCGCGCCTACGTTGAACCGAGCCGCGCCGAGCCGGGCTGCATCGAATACCACATGCTGCGCGACCAACAGGACCCGACCCTGTTTATCTTTTATGAGGTCTGGGCGTCTCAGGCACATCTGGATGTGCACTCGAATCTGCCGCACATGCAGCAGTTTCGCGAGCAACGTATGGAGTACCTGGAACGGGATTTCGATATCCGCGCCATCGACATGCTCAGCGCCTCCTCGGCTAACCGCTGA
- a CDS encoding NAD(P)H-dependent oxidoreductase has translation MKKVLLLNGGKKFAHSEGRYNATLHDAALSVLDRGGVDVKATFIDEGYDVAEEVAKFLWADVIIYQMPGWWMGAPWTVKKYIDEVFTEGHGSLYASDGRTRSDASQKYGSGGLLQGKQYMLSLTWNAPQQAFDDPTDFFEAKGVDAVYFPFHKANEFLGMTGLPTFICVDVMKRPNIEADVARYEQHLREVFGLKA, from the coding sequence ATGAAAAAAGTCCTGTTGCTCAATGGCGGCAAAAAATTTGCCCATTCCGAGGGTCGCTACAACGCCACCCTGCATGACGCCGCGTTGAGTGTGCTGGATCGCGGTGGCGTGGACGTCAAGGCCACCTTCATCGACGAGGGCTATGACGTCGCCGAAGAAGTTGCCAAATTTCTCTGGGCCGACGTGATCATTTACCAGATGCCTGGCTGGTGGATGGGGGCGCCGTGGACCGTGAAAAAATACATCGACGAAGTCTTCACTGAAGGCCACGGCAGCCTGTACGCCAGCGATGGCCGCACCCGCTCCGACGCCTCGCAAAAATACGGCAGCGGCGGCCTGTTGCAGGGCAAGCAGTACATGCTGTCGCTGACCTGGAACGCGCCGCAGCAAGCCTTCGACGACCCCACCGATTTCTTCGAAGCCAAGGGCGTGGACGCTGTGTACTTCCCGTTCCACAAGGCCAACGAGTTCCTGGGCATGACCGGGTTACCGACGTTTATCTGTGTGGACGTGATGAAACGGCCGAACATCGAGGCCGACGTGGCGCGGTACGAGCAGCATTTGCGTGAGGTGTTTGGCCTTAAGGCCTGA
- a CDS encoding LysR family transcriptional regulator, whose protein sequence is MKARSDELQIFVCVIECGSISAAAEQVGQTPSAVSRTLSRLEAKLDTTLINRTTRRMDLTEEGKYFFEHAKLILDQMDELEERLNARQQTPSGRLRINAASPFMLHAIVPYIDEFRRLYPDIQLELNSNDLIIDLLEQSTDIAIRIGVLADSTLHARSLGCSPLHIVASPAYLERHGTPSAVADLSAHALLGFTQNEGLNQWPLRYVHGDRWPITPAISASSGETIRHLVLEGQGIACLSHFMTIDDIRAGRLHVVLADFNSGYRQPINAVYYRNSQLALRIQCFLDFIQGKLAQYANADFKG, encoded by the coding sequence GTGAAAGCCAGATCCGATGAATTGCAGATTTTCGTCTGCGTAATTGAATGCGGGTCGATTTCCGCGGCCGCCGAGCAGGTCGGGCAGACGCCTTCTGCGGTCAGCCGCACCCTGTCGCGCCTGGAAGCCAAGCTCGACACCACACTGATCAACCGCACCACCCGGCGCATGGACCTGACCGAGGAGGGCAAGTACTTCTTCGAACACGCCAAGCTGATTCTCGATCAGATGGACGAACTAGAAGAGCGCCTCAACGCCCGTCAGCAAACGCCCTCCGGTCGCCTGCGCATCAACGCCGCATCGCCTTTCATGCTGCACGCCATCGTGCCGTACATCGATGAGTTTCGCAGGCTCTATCCGGACATCCAGCTGGAGCTGAACAGCAACGACCTGATCATTGACCTGCTGGAACAAAGCACCGACATCGCCATCCGCATCGGCGTGCTCGCCGACTCGACCCTGCACGCCCGTTCCCTGGGTTGCAGCCCGCTGCACATCGTCGCCAGTCCCGCCTACCTTGAACGCCACGGCACACCGAGCGCCGTCGCCGATCTGAGCGCGCACGCATTGCTCGGGTTCACCCAGAACGAAGGCCTCAACCAGTGGCCACTGCGCTATGTGCATGGCGACCGCTGGCCGATTACGCCGGCGATCAGCGCGTCCAGCGGCGAAACCATCCGCCACTTGGTACTGGAAGGCCAGGGGATTGCCTGCCTTTCCCATTTCATGACCATCGACGACATCCGTGCGGGTCGCCTGCACGTCGTGCTGGCTGATTTCAACAGCGGCTATCGGCAGCCGATCAACGCCGTGTACTACCGCAACTCGCAACTGGCCCTGCGCATTCAGTGTTTCCTGGATTTTATCCAGGGCAAATTGGCGCAATACGCCAACGCCGACTTCAAGGGCTGA
- a CDS encoding NAD-dependent epimerase/dehydratase family protein → MNVFITGAAGFIGGSIATGLVQAGHSVTGLVRSAEQAAELKALGITAVIGTLDDSALLAKQARAADAVINAASSDHRGAVEALLDALRGSHKVFLHTSGSSIVGDASGGKSSEVIYYEDNLPAPTVDKAARVAIDNLILAAAKDGVNSAVICNTLIYGHSLGVKRDSVQLPRLLKQARKSGIVRHVGSGQNIWSNVHIEDVVALYLLALTHNVPGTFYFVESGESSFIDMTTAMAKALNLGEPQDWSLKDAEAEWGYEMANYGLGSNSRVRGQRARELLGWVPKRTSVVEWISHEMV, encoded by the coding sequence ATGAACGTATTCATTACCGGCGCTGCCGGCTTTATCGGCGGCTCCATCGCCACGGGGCTGGTTCAGGCCGGTCATTCAGTCACCGGTCTGGTGCGCAGCGCCGAGCAAGCCGCTGAACTCAAGGCTCTGGGTATCACTGCGGTCATCGGCACGCTGGACGACAGCGCGCTCCTGGCCAAACAGGCTCGCGCCGCCGACGCCGTGATCAACGCCGCCAGCAGCGACCATCGTGGCGCGGTTGAAGCCTTGCTCGACGCGCTGCGCGGCTCGCACAAAGTGTTCCTGCACACCAGCGGTTCGAGCATTGTCGGCGACGCGTCGGGCGGCAAATCCAGCGAGGTCATCTATTACGAAGACAACCTGCCAGCGCCGACGGTCGACAAGGCGGCGCGGGTGGCCATCGACAACCTGATCCTGGCGGCGGCGAAAGACGGCGTGAATTCGGCGGTGATCTGCAACACCCTGATCTACGGCCATAGCCTGGGCGTCAAGCGTGACAGCGTGCAACTGCCACGTCTGCTCAAACAGGCGCGCAAAAGCGGCATCGTTCGCCATGTCGGCAGCGGGCAGAACATCTGGTCCAACGTGCACATCGAAGACGTGGTGGCGCTGTACCTGTTGGCGCTGACCCACAATGTACCGGGCACCTTCTACTTCGTCGAAAGCGGCGAGTCCTCGTTCATCGACATGACCACCGCCATGGCCAAAGCCTTGAACCTGGGCGAGCCACAAGACTGGTCCTTGAAAGACGCCGAAGCCGAGTGGGGTTATGAAATGGCCAACTATGGCCTGGGCTCCAACAGCCGGGTTCGCGGTCAACGCGCCCGTGAGTTGCTGGGCTGGGTGCCGAAGCGCACTTCGGTGGTTGAATGGATTAGCCACGAGATGGTGTAA